GCCCGGTTTACACTTAGGTTGTACATGGATTGAACACAACAGTTATTTTGAAAGAGATTGTCTGCACCTAAATGTGAACTAGGTGAATATGGAAACTACCAACGACAACTTACCTGGGATATACACTTGATATATCTCGATGCCGCTTCTCTCGATATCACCTCGGGCTGATTGAAGATATTCTTGCATGGAATCTTCGCTAACAATTTAACAATCTCCACTTCCGTCATTCCCTCAATGAGGGTCGAATTCCCAAACTGATGAATGTCCAAGTTGACACTGAACGCACACAGGAAGCTCTTCCCGTCCATAAGAGTCACAGATATCCACACCATGGGCGCGATCAAGGACCTCTGCGTGATCGAAACAAACATGTAACGAAGGATCGTCGGATCCTTCACCCTCTTCCCCGTCGGCCTTTTCCACTCCTCAGCTAACATCGAAACATTGTTATTCAACACGAACCCTAGTAGGAAGAACCATATAGGTGGGATAACCAGCAGTCCAATCCCGTAGGCGTAGTTGTACTCCGGGATACAAGGGCAGCTAAACTCAAAGGCTGAGTAGAGCTGGGCGCTAGCTAGGGCCATGATACCACAGATGCCATTCATAAAGGACTCCTGGTTGGATTGGAGGAACTGGAACATCATACGGAATTTATCCATCTTGAATGGTCTGCTGGTGGCGCCTTTTTAAATGTACTGAGATCTGTCGAAAAAAAGATGGATCCAGTTGTTTGAAATCAATTCGATAGTGGTGTCTCTGAAGTATTCAAATCGGTGGGAAAACACGGAGGCAGATGTTAGAATTCAACGACAACAAAACGTGACAGGGCCCAAAATGTGAAAGGCACTCAGTCATTTGATGTTGGAGAAATCGTGTAGCCCTGTGTCTGTGTAAATTTGCAACTCATAAAATGTAGACAAAGAAGTAAATGAAGTTGTTGTTTACAAGTAGTACTGACTAAACAATTGAATCAATCTCCCACTGCTTTATAATGAAACAACAATGGTTTGAGCGTCTGAAGAGCTCACAAATCATTCAAGAATGACTTGTTTTTATTGAACAACTGGTAAATCAATGTTCAGTTTCATTCCAGCAAGTCATAAATGGTTTGAGTGTCTGAAAAAGACTTAACAAAATAGACAGTCAGAAATCAATCATCTAAGTAACTGAACAAAAAGGCCTACTTACATCACAATGGGCTTTTCTCCTCTTCCAAGTATGCAGGTGGTGAAATAATCTCAAATGATGAAAGGGCAACAAATGGACGATCACAAATATTTCTTCAACTTCTCTTGATACACTCCAGCTTTGCCAAACCTCTTGGTATACTAACTTTCCTCTTTCTAGTATGCAGTCATTGATTAAATCAAGTTCAATGAGCTCAAATGATGATAAGGCTGAAAATGTATGGCAAATAGTTCTCCAGGTACTTTTGGAATATTGTTGATTCTGATGCTCACTCAACCCTTCAAGAACAGTCTATGGGGATGTGGAATGGTAGAAAGCAAAGGCAAGGTCACGTCATCTGCCATCAGCTAGGCCCCTCCCTGTGAAGGCACCTGCACTCCTTTCTCTGTTGTACTGATGTAACAGGtttcccatctccccctctccattgtCCCAAGAGCAAACATGTCACAGGCCCTAAAAAACACTTGGGCCACGGGTACTGCTTTGCAGACGTTAGTCTGACATAAGacagtcatgactcatgactttCAAGAAGAGGTGAGAACCACCTCAAACTAGAGCAACTAATATTTATTGTATTGTTATTCTACTATATGTCGGTCTGTGAAATGCTTTTTTTTGGTCTACCTTTATATGCGTATATTCAGAGGTTTGATACGTCTATTTGCAGTTGTCTGGACAGGATGAGGTGGTTTTCTGTCTCTAACCAGAGTGACACAGCTGAAATTCCCACAGCTGAGATGCAAAAATAGTTTCAGCCCATTCAAATGATCTGGGTTATTCTCTCTGAAATATTTGTTCACAGATTAATGAGTCACTG
This genomic window from Oncorhynchus kisutch isolate 150728-3 linkage group LG20, Okis_V2, whole genome shotgun sequence contains:
- the LOC109888197 gene encoding calcium homeostasis modulator protein 1 — translated: MDKFRMMFQFLQSNQESFMNGICGIMALASAQLYSAFEFSCPCIPEYNYAYGIGLLVIPPIWFFLLGFVLNNNVSMLAEEWKRPTGKRVKDPTILRYMFVSITQRSLIAPMVWISVTLMDGKSFLCAFSVNLDIHQFGNSTLIEGMTEVEIVKLLAKIPCKNIFNQPEVISREAASRYIKCISQAFGWVFLLLMTLAAFMIRAIRPCFTQAAFLKTKYWSHYVDIERKLFDETCKEHAKTFAKVCIQQYFESISGDMRSFHKHRSSKDDSDDDDDDKKKSDEDKLLGIHDQDDMNKVLWNWHTCKPPLALRKEQPDGESHEGLIPNGDIHGVSGGPNGYANGHAPDLPKREWAVYYSKV